Within the Aspergillus luchuensis IFO 4308 DNA, chromosome 5, nearly complete sequence genome, the region GGCCGTGGAGTAGTTCTTGGGACCGTACAGCTCGAAGGTCTGACCGACGGTGCTGTCGTCGTGCAGCATGCGCTCCAGAGCAGTACCGACATCAATAGCCTATGCATGTTAGCTCAATCCTAACAAGGGCAACCTCTCAACATACGTGAACGGGCCAGTAGCGCTCCTGCATGTGGTTCGATGTGAGGAGGTTGGTCACACGAGCGAGcttgtggaggaggttgtcCTCGAAACCGAACATGGGCGCAGGGCGGACAATGGTGGTCTCGGGGTAGATGTTGCGGACGATCTCCTCACCCCAGGCCTGCGACAGTCAGTATGAAAGTAACTATGGCGGATCGATCCACGGACCTTGGTCGCAAAGTACTCGGAAGGAGAGTCCCGGCTGGCGTTGTAGGAAGAGACGTGGATGAAGCGGTCAACGTCGTACTTGGCAACAGCCTCAACGATGCGCTCCGTACCGTCGACGTGGACGTCAGTGTAGGAGAAGTTCCTGCCCAGTTATTAGCAGCGCATCGCCTTCTCATGCCTATGGAGGACTGACTTGGTGGGATATTGACGACCGACAAGGTTGTAGACAACATCGGAATGGCGCACAGCTTCCTCAATGGACTGGGTGTTGCGCAAATCGTATTCCTAGACCACGATTAGTGGGTCAAGCCAAACCACCCAACTTCTGACGGATCATACAATGAAGTTGACACGGCCAAGGTCACCAGTGACCTTCAAGTGtctcttcgtcatctccTCACGGTAGGGGACGACAACGGTGCATCCCTGCGTAGCTGGAAGGCGTCAATTCCTGTGCTCCCTCTCGACCAATTGACCAACATACCGAGCTTGTTGACGATGTAACGACCGAGGAAACCAGTAGCACCGAAGACGGTCGCGGTGTGACCTAAAGTAGAGTAATTTTAGCCATCTGGCAGCGTGAGTCCGGCGCGGCAGAAGAGGGATATGTACCTCCCAAAGAGGACCTGTAGCAAAGCCTAGTCAGCATCGCGGAGCTCCATCACAAGGACAATGCGCCTTACCGGCCACCCTGGACCTTCAGAATCGGCTTTCCAGTTCTAGTGATCGCGACATCCTGAAGATTCCGGCGCTGGATCTGGAATCGGATCTTGGGGGCGGGGACAAATGCCCTGGCGCCCATGGCGGAATTGACGGCCCGGGACGTCTGCATGGTCTCAATTCTGGATATGAAACGGACGAGACCACCGAACTGCGTCCGGATCGGTGTTTCAATGGACAatggtgaggagaggggagagagcgTAGCTCGACGTCAGGACTTGTACTGCAGCTGGTCGAAAGTCGTGGTCCCGAATATCCTGGAGTTGGCACGGGACTTGGCGCTAGTCCTTTTTCGGACAGCACCCTCGACCTTTCAATTGTCGGCCAACTCTTTCCTACTTGTCCGTCAGACAATTAAGTGATTGATTAAGTATCTAGAAGAATGAGTCTTTCAGCCATCAGAATCTACCTACATATCTGGCTATGGAGGCGTGGTCATGGCCGTCGCTGCATTTCACACCGGAGCGCGTCTGACTATTCAAAGCCTCTGATTGGTTGCTAGGcgctcatcatcgtcatgtCGAGATCCAAATGAATCTACCACTAACAACCAAGAACTACAGAGTCAATTGCTGCAGAGACCGTGGACTATGAACATTGCATTGCTGTTGAATGAACGTGACGCTTGTCCTATCGCATTTATAAGCTAATCACCAAAGCAGGGCATGCTATTTCTTTGCTATCACGCACGCTGCCCCCGAGCAATGAATATGGTCTTCAAATGCTCTTTTCCATCCTTGCGGAATACAACCTGCTCCTtcgaaatattatatttgaaACCTGTGCCAAGTCCTGCTTCTTCGTACAGCTGCTTCATTTGATCCATGGTGAAGCCATGGCTTTTGACCGTATGCGCAGCATCGCCAAAGCCATGCTCAACATTGTGAcaatggccatggtggtgatcgTCTGGCACAATGTCGACGATTACGCACACACCACCTTTCTTCAGACGCTCTCCAAAGCGGGCCATGGCTAACTCTGGTCTCTCGAAGTGGTGAAGGGCCATGCTGACAACCACGAGATCAAAGTCAAAGTACTCGGGCCCTGAGAGCTCTGCCGGAGCAGACTCAGCCAGAAGGTCACCCTTGAGTGCGACCATCTTGTCTTCATAGCCCGCTTCTTtggcgttgttgttgtactCGCTAATCATATTATCCGAAACGTCGAGTCCAACGATCTTCGAGACATAAGGTGCCAATGTCTATGAAATTAACTCGCGGTTCATGACAATGCTACTTCAATAGCAACGCGAACGAGACATAGTAACTTACCAAAGAAACAGGCCCAGTCCCACATGCATACTCTAACATCTTGATCTCTTGCCCCTTTCCAGCCTCTGTATCGATCCATGCATCACTGATCCAAGGACGGTGACTATCCACCAGTCTGCAAATGGATTCCAGGATACTTTTGAAGTCGCTGGTGTAGGACTTGGCCAGCTTGCTGTAACGTATAAGACGATATCATCAAGCAAAGAAGGTGGTGTGCACATACTCAAAGTACTGACGGTTCCTCTCTGTGTGCTCTGCCATGTCTAGGTAGAAATTTGGCTTAGGTAACACAGTATAGgtatttatatatgattTAAATGACCAATTGCTGTTGGGAAAAGATCTTGGGATGACTACGAGtaaggaggaagatgggTGTAGAGAGCCATATTTATAGCTTGCTTGACCATGGCTGAGCAGACTGACCAGAAGCTTACAGTAGGCAATTTCGGAGACATATCGGATACTTCTTGTAGACCCTCCAATGTCGCCGCCAAGTTGATCCCTAAAGCGGATTAGGCACCTTCAGCTAACACGCTCACAGAAGACCAGCAATTTCTGCccaatgaatgaatgaatggatacGCTAGTTCTCACCCTAAATGAAGCCAGAGAAGTTGCGATAACTATACTGCAGTAGACGGAAGATGATGTAGGATGTCATGTGCCTCACCGCCCGAGCTCGACGGCGCTGCATCACGACCAGCTCCGCTTCCACTTCAGATCAGCTTCCCtgcctccatcttccccccatTACGTccattctccttctccctcattcCGGTCTtttatccatcccatcctagACCTCATAGCGTATTTCCtaatcctcctccaacatgGAGAACCAACGGATCTCCGATTTCCTCGCCGACCAGCTGCAGCAAGCTCCCGAGCAATGCCAGGCCTATTTCCTGAGCTTCGAAGATTACTGGGAACGCAAACTATGGCATCAGCTTACGGATTCCTTGATTGAATTCTTCCGTCTACCAGAGAGCGCTGCTCAGCGACTACCGATATTCAAGAGTTTCGTCCTCAGCTTCGCCGACAGAATCAATCAGCTCAAGTTCGTCTCGCTGGGGTTGATGGCGTCAACAGAATGCTCAAGTTCGTATCCCAGCTAATCGCTATTTGGATCTTCGCAACCCAAAGGCATCGCTAACACTATTGCTATCAGATGACCAAGAACGCCTCACCTTCCTCACATCGCTGGCAGACAAAGTCAACAAGCCCGAGTCACAAGATGCTTACATCTACGCCCTCGCGGATGTCGCCAACGTCAAGCAACGGCTACAAGACCTGAACGGTGCGCAGAAGGACCTGGAGACATGCCAGAAAGTGCTGGACACGTTCGACTCCGTGGAGACCGTGGTGCACGCATCCTTCTATAAGGTCAACGCGGACTACTACCACGTATGTTCCCCCCGCACCCGCCACTCAGACCTCACTAACCCttctcccccatccaccagGCCAAACAAGAATTCGCCTCCTTCTACAAGAACGCCCTCCTCTACCTCGCCTGCATCAACCTCGAGGATCTCAGCGAAGCCGAGCGCATCTCCCGCGCATACAACCTCAGCGTGGCTGCGCTCGTCTCCGACACCATCTACAACTTCGGTGAACTCCTCCTGCATCCGATTCTGGACTCCCTCACCGAGACGCCGCACAGCTGGCTGCGCGAGCTCCTGTTCGCCTTCAACCGCGGCGATCTGACCGCCTACGACGTCCTCGCCGGAAACATCTCCAAGAACCAGCTGCTCGAGCAACACCGCATTTTTCTGTACCAGAAGATCTCCCTGTCCGCGCTGACGGAGATGGTCTTCCGTCGGCCCCCGCACGACCGCAACCTGACTTTCTCGTCCATCTCTGCCGAAACGAAGGTCAAGCCCCAGGAGATCGAGCATCTGATCATGAAGGCGCTCTCGCTGGGTCTGCTCAAGGGTGCCATTGATCAGGTGGCTCAGGTCGCCCAGATCAACTGGGTGCAGCCGAAGGTTTTGGATATGAAGCAGATCGAGGGCATGCGGAACCGTCTGAAGGATTGGGATGCTGGTGTCAACCAGCTGGGTCACTGGATCGAGGGCGTTGGAAAGGATGTGTGGGCTGCATAGGTCCCATTTTCTATCTCTTTTATATCGTCTTCTGTTCCTTATGATTAGTCCTGTCTGATGGGTAAAAGACTTAccatgcatgtatgtacgAACAAGTACTAGAACCTCATTATAATTGAGATCTACGAAGCCCTCTCTAGCTCTCTTTACACTCACTTCACAATAACACCTGATATGATGTAATTTTATACATACATAAATGCATGCCtattataatacagaaaCGGAAAGAGAAACAACGAACTATTAATCTAACCATCCTTGCCTCCACCTACGTAAGACTTCTTCTACTTATCAGTCATGTTATGATGCCCCTGATCCGACCCCTAAAACATAAACTCAATTTATTCTCATTCAATCAGGACGAGAACAGAGAGAATCCCACCAATGCACACCCGGCCACCCAAGCAGGCCACCAAACACACCAAACAACGACCTGCGTCCATACGCCCCAGACATCCCACCCGAAAGCGGCTTGCGTTAAGACCGTCTCGACATCAGCGCCGAAGTACCAGCACACTGCGAGCAGAACGACAGGCGGGGAGAGCACATTCAATAGCGCTAGGGCCAGCGTACTGAGGATGTATCTGAGGGGACGGGAGGTGGTTTGCGGATTGATGCGGTGGATGAAGCTTAGCGGGGCGCAGAGGAGACCGACcatgaaggagagggagaagttgagggttgcgagggtggagaggaagaggccgaggatgaggagggagaaggattTGATGAGGTGGTATTGTTGTGGGTGGGGGGTTAGGGTGTGGGATAGGGtggcggagaggagaagggggagaatGAAGTTGGCGAGGATGCTGGTGTAGGTTGCTGTTGGGTAGTACTGCGTTTTGTGTTAGTGAGGAGTTTGGGTTGTCATAGAGGAGGGGTGAAGGGATACGGACCTGGtgggggatgttgttgaagatgTAGAGGGGGATTAGACccaggagatggaggctgACGACGAGAGTGAGCGGGAGGGCCAGTTGACGTTCTATGATGTTGTTACTGGCGTCTGCTTTCGCGGGTGGTGCTTGTTTGTCGTCGTGCTTCTCTGTAGTTGTGGTCGTGGTTGTGACTTGTTCTTCCGTGGGCTTCGAGGCTTGCTGCGAGCCAGGGTAGTAGCCTGTCCGGAGCCAGAGAGCGATTGCCATGATGGTGAAGTTACCGGCAATCAGCATCGCGCTGGGGAGATATGTGCCGATGCTGACGAAACGGTTGGTCTGCATgagaagatagaagaagaaactctGATGCAGATGCTCGAGGAGGTTGTTCAAGCTGCGACAGAGACTCTCAACTGTGCGGCCCAGTGCCATCTCATCCTGCCAGCCTTCACCCTTCGTCTGGAGGGTGATAGCATCAATGTGATACGGCATGAAACTGCTGTGAGGTCCCGTGGCATAGCCAAAGCCCTGCTTGACCATTCCTCTCATTATGGTCTGCAACCGCATCTCGTAACTATCATCGTGATCCCACATCTCCTGCAGATTGGTCCCGATGCCCATCTGCCCACCGGTAATGGATATAGCGGTATTGAACAAATCCAGGTTCGGCAATTGGCCATTAACGCCGTCGTAGAGGATATGCAGAGACTCGAAGCGATGGTCAAACGGGTATTCGATCACCAAGCCT harbors:
- the NUO40 gene encoding complex I NDUFA9 subunit family protein (COG:C;~EggNog:ENOG410PFC2;~InterPro:IPR001509,IPR036291;~PFAM:PF04321,PF05368,PF13460,PF01370;~go_function: GO:0003824 - catalytic activity [Evidence IEA]), whose amino-acid sequence is MQTSRAVNSAMGARAFVPAPKIRFQIQRRNLQDVAITRTGKPILKVQGGRSSLGGHTATVFGATGFLGRYIVNKLATQGCTVVVPYREEMTKRHLKVTGDLGRVNFIEYDLRNTQSIEEAVRHSDVVYNLVGRQYPTKNFSYTDVHVDGTERIVEAVAKYDVDRFIHVSSYNASRDSPSEYFATKAWGEEIVRNIYPETTIVRPAPMFGFEDNLLHKLARVTNLLTSNHMQERYWPVHAIDVGTALERMLHDDSTVGQTFELYGPKNYSTAEIAELVDREIVKHRRHVNVPKAILKPLAYYLNKYLWWPTISADEVEREFIDQVIDPNAKTFKDLDIEPVDLSTLTFHYLLGYRSASYYDLPPATERERQEEKKYLHVLDDQ
- a CDS encoding class I SAM-dependent DNA methyltransferase (COG:H;~EggNog:ENOG410PRGW;~InterPro:IPR029063;~PFAM:PF13649,PF13489,PF01209,PF08242,PF08241, PF13847), which encodes MAEHTERNRQYFDKLAKSYTSDFKSILESICRLVDSHRPWISDAWIDTEAGKGQEIKMLEYACGTGPVSLTLAPYVSKIVGLDVSDNMISEYNNNAKEAGYEDKMVALKGDLLAESAPAELSGPEYFDFDLVVVSMALHHFERPELAMARFGERLKKGGVCVIVDIVPDDHHHGHCHNVEHGFGDAAHTVKSHGFTMDQMKQLYEEAGLGTGFKYNISKEQVVFRKDGKEHLKTIFIARGQRA
- the RPN9 gene encoding proteasome regulatory particle lid subunit RPN9 (COG:O;~EggNog:ENOG410PF9I;~InterPro:IPR036390,IPR000717,IPR035298,IPR040798;~PFAM:PF18261,PF01399), translating into MENQRISDFLADQLQQAPEQCQAYFLSFEDYWERKLWHQLTDSLIEFFRLPESAAQRLPIFKSFVLSFADRINQLKFVSLGLMASTECSNDQERLTFLTSLADKVNKPESQDAYIYALADVANVKQRLQDLNGAQKDLETCQKVLDTFDSVETVVHASFYKVNADYYHAKQEFASFYKNALLYLACINLEDLSEAERISRAYNLSVAALVSDTIYNFGELLLHPILDSLTETPHSWLRELLFAFNRGDLTAYDVLAGNISKNQLLEQHRIFLYQKISLSALTEMVFRRPPHDRNLTFSSISAETKVKPQEIEHLIMKALSLGLLKGAIDQVAQVAQINWVQPKVLDMKQIEGMRNRLKDWDAGVNQLGHWIEGVGKDVWAA
- the GAA1 gene encoding GPI-anchor transamidase subunit GAA1 (BUSCO:EOG092619GP;~COG:O;~EggNog:ENOG410PGB3;~InterPro:IPR007246;~PFAM:PF04114;~TransMembrane:8 (i21-42o376-396i446-466o478-497i509-527o533-550i562-588o608-633i);~go_component: GO:0016021 - integral component of membrane [Evidence IEA];~go_component: GO:0042765 - GPI-anchor transamidase complex [Evidence IEA]); the protein is MALKSAIRKVRSNPHFLFVHLPHILSFICIVAGVVWLLLLPLNDYSRQTYISENALLPGQVHAYFSGSEQHIFRGYKKELEGVLEGQTAEGQEAWNDAFTPAVSDKIQSILKATGLKVATQNYEYTSSGITHQGQNVYAIIQAPRGDATEAIVLVAAWKTVEDELNLNGVTLALTLARYFKRWSLWSKDIIFLFPPDSKAGTQAWIDAYHDMQPAFVQPLPLKSGALQGGLVIEYPFDHRFESLHILYDGVNGQLPNLDLFNTAISITGGQMGIGTNLQEMWDHDDSYEMRLQTIMRGMVKQGFGYATGPHSSFMPYHIDAITLQTKGEGWQDEMALGRTVESLCRSLNNLLEHLHQSFFFYLLMQTNRFVSIGTYLPSAMLIAGNFTIMAIALWLRTGYYPGSQQASKPTEEQVTTTTTTTEKHDDKQAPPAKADASNNIIERQLALPLTLVVSLHLLGLIPLYIFNNIPHQYYPTATYTSILANFILPLLLSATLSHTLTPHPQQYHLIKSFSLLILGLFLSTLATLNFSLSFMVGLLCAPLSFIHRINPQTTSRPLRYILSTLALALLNVLSPPVVLLAVCWYFGADVETVLTQAAFGWDVWGVWTQVVVWCVWWPAWVAGCALVGFSLFSS